Proteins encoded by one window of uncultured Draconibacterium sp.:
- a CDS encoding anhydro-N-acetylmuramic acid kinase: protein MISSVKSKETIKAIGMMSGTSLDGLDIAAVEFTEHDKKWSYKLHEATTISYNSKWKNQLESAHKLSGIDLTALNAEYGTYLGEQAAVFIQESKFAADIIASHGHTVFHQPENGFTLQTGSGAHLAAITNCLTVCDFRTGDVAMGGQGAPLVPIGDRLLFSEFDYCLNLGGFANISYEENGTRLAFDNCPVNIVLNPLAENFGKPFDKNGELGRQGKVNPNLLKKLNALSYYQKQAPKSLGREWIESEFLPLLNDFNINEYDKMRTIYEHIAIQITKDLSGNGKMLVTGGGAFNSFLIERMQALTSTQIILPDADLINFKEAIVFAFMGVLRLKEQINCLASVTGARKDSCGGVIFLP, encoded by the coding sequence ATGATAAGTTCTGTAAAAAGTAAAGAAACGATAAAGGCCATTGGAATGATGTCAGGAACTTCACTTGATGGTCTGGACATTGCCGCTGTTGAATTTACTGAACACGATAAAAAGTGGTCGTACAAATTACACGAAGCGACTACTATTTCATATAATTCCAAATGGAAAAACCAGCTTGAATCAGCGCATAAACTGTCGGGAATTGACCTTACAGCGCTAAACGCAGAATACGGGACTTACCTGGGCGAACAAGCCGCAGTTTTCATTCAGGAATCAAAATTCGCTGCAGACATCATTGCTTCTCATGGTCACACCGTTTTTCATCAACCCGAAAACGGATTTACCTTGCAAACAGGTAGCGGGGCACATCTTGCTGCTATAACCAATTGCCTTACTGTTTGTGATTTCCGAACCGGGGATGTTGCCATGGGAGGACAAGGAGCACCACTAGTTCCTATCGGTGACCGCTTGCTTTTTTCCGAATTTGATTACTGTCTTAATCTGGGCGGGTTTGCTAACATTTCGTACGAAGAAAATGGAACAAGACTAGCTTTTGACAATTGCCCGGTAAATATTGTTTTGAATCCACTGGCTGAAAACTTTGGAAAGCCATTCGATAAAAACGGAGAATTGGGCCGGCAAGGAAAAGTTAATCCTAATCTACTCAAAAAACTGAACGCACTCTCCTACTACCAAAAACAAGCGCCAAAATCATTAGGTCGCGAATGGATAGAATCTGAATTTCTTCCATTATTAAATGACTTCAACATTAACGAATACGATAAAATGCGTACCATTTACGAACATATCGCTATTCAAATAACGAAAGACTTATCGGGAAATGGAAAAATGCTGGTTACAGGTGGCGGGGCGTTTAACTCCTTTTTAATCGAAAGAATGCAGGCTTTAACTTCAACACAGATTATTTTACCGGACGCTGACCTGATCAATTTCAAAGAAGCTATTGTTTTTGCATTTATGGGAGTTCTTCGACTGAAAGAACAAATTAACTGCCTGGCATCGGTTACCGGCGCACGAAAAGACAGTTGCGGTGGAGTGATATTTTTGCCATAA
- the rny gene encoding ribonuclease Y has translation MELIIGIAAGFVVGGALAYLVWDKALKAKKNRIIGEGKSEAEVIKKDKILQAKEKFLQLKSEHEKYINEKNSHLAKEENRYKQRESTLNQRREELNRKTKDFETTRREVEAIRENLNTQLQRVEHKSEELDKVHRQHLEKLEQISGLSADDAKEQLVESLQEEAKTEAVAYINEIMEEAKQTANKEAKKIVVKSIQRVATETAIENAVTIFHIESDEIKGRIIGREGRNIRALEAATGVEIVVDDTPEAIVLSAFDPVRREIARLALHQLVTDGRIHPARIEEVVQKVKKQIEEEVIETGKRTAIDLGIHGLHPELIRLVGKMKYRSSYGQNLLQHSREVANLCATMASELGLNPKKAKRAGLLHDIGKVPDDEPELPHAVLGMKLAEKYKEKPDICNAIGAHHDEVEMQTLMAPIVQVCDAISGARPGARREVVESYIKRLKDLEDLALSYPGVMKTYAIQAGRELRVIVGSEKMNDQETEQLSYDISKRIQDEMTYPGQIKITVIRETRAVSYAK, from the coding sequence ATGGAATTAATAATAGGAATAGCCGCTGGGTTTGTAGTTGGAGGTGCTTTGGCATATCTGGTGTGGGATAAAGCCCTGAAGGCGAAAAAGAATCGGATTATCGGTGAAGGCAAGTCCGAAGCCGAAGTAATTAAAAAGGATAAAATACTACAGGCAAAAGAAAAGTTCCTGCAGTTGAAATCGGAACATGAGAAGTACATTAACGAAAAGAATTCGCACCTGGCAAAGGAAGAAAACAGGTACAAACAGCGAGAATCAACATTAAATCAGCGTCGTGAAGAGCTGAATAGAAAAACTAAAGATTTTGAAACTACTCGCCGGGAAGTTGAAGCTATCCGCGAGAATTTGAATACACAACTTCAGCGTGTTGAGCACAAAAGTGAAGAGCTTGATAAAGTGCACAGACAACACCTTGAAAAGCTGGAACAAATTTCAGGACTGTCGGCCGACGATGCAAAAGAACAGTTGGTAGAATCCTTACAGGAAGAAGCCAAAACTGAAGCTGTTGCTTACATTAACGAGATAATGGAAGAAGCCAAACAAACGGCCAATAAAGAGGCTAAGAAAATTGTGGTAAAATCCATTCAACGTGTGGCTACTGAAACAGCTATTGAAAATGCCGTAACGATTTTCCACATTGAAAGCGACGAGATTAAAGGTCGTATTATTGGTCGTGAAGGACGAAATATCCGTGCACTTGAAGCTGCAACCGGTGTTGAGATCGTTGTTGACGATACCCCTGAAGCTATCGTACTTTCGGCATTCGATCCGGTTCGCAGGGAAATTGCACGTTTAGCGCTGCACCAGTTGGTGACCGACGGTCGTATTCACCCGGCACGAATTGAAGAGGTGGTGCAGAAAGTTAAAAAGCAGATTGAAGAAGAAGTAATTGAAACCGGTAAACGTACTGCCATTGATTTAGGGATTCATGGTTTACACCCTGAATTGATCCGACTGGTAGGTAAAATGAAATACCGTTCATCATACGGACAGAATTTGTTGCAACACTCGCGTGAGGTTGCCAACCTTTGTGCTACAATGGCCTCGGAGTTGGGACTGAATCCGAAGAAAGCAAAACGTGCAGGATTGTTACACGATATTGGTAAAGTGCCTGATGACGAGCCGGAATTGCCACACGCAGTGCTGGGTATGAAGCTGGCTGAAAAATACAAGGAGAAACCGGATATTTGCAACGCCATTGGTGCACACCACGATGAGGTGGAAATGCAAACATTAATGGCGCCTATCGTTCAGGTATGCGATGCCATTTCAGGTGCTCGTCCGGGTGCCCGTCGCGAAGTGGTAGAATCGTATATTAAACGATTGAAAGACCTGGAAGACTTAGCGCTTTCATATCCTGGAGTTATGAAAACTTATGCTATTCAGGCCGGTAGAGAGTTGCGCGTAATTGTTGGTTCAGAGAAAATGAACGATCAGGAAACCGAACAACTTTCTTACGATATCTCAAAACGTATCCAGGATGAAATGACTTATCCGGGACAGATTAAGATTACGGTAATCCGAGAAACACGAGCAGTAAGTTATGCAAAGTAA
- a CDS encoding cell division protein ZapA has protein sequence MKDKDFRIHIKIDGRVYPLNINRDEEERYRKAAKIVEETISGFRKMFQDNDNQDIMAMTAFQVALRYTEEQQRRDYSQFIDEIKDITDDISDFLKEKEQK, from the coding sequence TTGAAAGATAAAGACTTTAGAATACATATTAAGATTGATGGGAGGGTTTACCCGCTAAACATCAATCGAGATGAAGAGGAGAGATACAGAAAAGCTGCAAAGATTGTTGAAGAAACAATTTCGGGTTTTAGAAAGATGTTTCAGGATAATGACAATCAGGATATTATGGCGATGACAGCGTTTCAGGTAGCATTAAGATATACCGAGGAACAGCAACGCCGCGATTACTCTCAGTTCATCGATGAGATAAAGGATATAACGGATGATATTTCTGATTTTTTAAAAGAAAAGGAGCAGAAATAG
- a CDS encoding nucleoside phosphorylase: protein MIKHSELILNDDGSIFHLHLRPENIGRQIILVGDPARVDTIAGFFDEVVFTVQNREFKTITGFYKGNKLSVISTGIGTDNIDIVMNELDALVNIDLETRTVKTETESLNIVRIGTSGGLQRDLPVNSFVVSEKSIGFDGLLNYYANREQFCDMDFEMAFRKHTNWSNSLAAPYTVDAGKVLLDKFSDDKFKKGVTISAPGFYAPQGRELRLPLAFPELNELVETFSHNNLRITNFEMESSAIYGLSKMLGHNALTVCLIIANRVTLTANENYRDEMKKLIKEVLDNLSS from the coding sequence ATGATCAAACATTCGGAACTGATATTAAATGATGATGGTAGTATTTTCCATCTACACCTAAGGCCTGAAAATATTGGCAGGCAAATTATTCTTGTGGGCGATCCGGCGCGGGTTGATACCATAGCCGGTTTTTTTGATGAAGTTGTGTTTACTGTTCAGAACCGCGAGTTTAAAACAATTACAGGATTTTACAAGGGAAATAAGCTATCGGTGATTTCAACGGGAATTGGAACCGACAATATTGATATTGTAATGAATGAGCTGGATGCTCTTGTAAATATTGATTTGGAAACCCGAACCGTAAAAACGGAAACAGAATCGCTTAATATTGTTCGTATCGGCACCTCGGGAGGTTTACAAAGAGATCTGCCGGTTAATTCATTTGTCGTTTCTGAAAAATCGATTGGTTTCGATGGCTTGCTAAACTATTATGCCAACCGCGAACAGTTTTGCGATATGGATTTTGAAATGGCTTTCAGGAAACATACAAATTGGAGTAATTCGCTGGCGGCGCCCTACACGGTTGATGCAGGGAAAGTTCTTTTAGATAAGTTTTCCGACGACAAATTTAAAAAGGGCGTAACAATATCAGCTCCGGGATTTTATGCACCACAGGGCCGCGAATTAAGGTTACCCCTGGCCTTTCCGGAACTAAACGAACTTGTTGAAACATTTTCGCACAACAATTTGCGAATTACCAACTTCGAAATGGAAAGCTCGGCAATTTACGGCTTGTCAAAAATGCTCGGGCACAACGCTTTAACGGTATGTTTAATTATTGCGAACCGCGTTACCCTTACCGCGAATGAAAACTACCGCGACGAAATGAAGAAACTTATTAAAGAAGTACTCGATAACTTAAGCTCTTAA
- a CDS encoding patatin-like phospholipase family protein, protein MNKPLLVALILILAVLQSTAQSVGLVLSGGGAKGMAHIGVIRVLEENDIPIDYISGTSIGAIVGGLYAAGYSADEMEELFKSDDFYFWSTGKIQREYRYYFKRQEEDPTWVQLRVTKKDEKVKILPPTNIIPGEQMDFAFMELTAATSAACNYDFNQLMVPYFCIAADVNNSKPLVLRNGDLGNAMRASMTVPLYFKPIEIDGKLLFDGGLLNNFPTDFMKEIFNPDIIIGHKVADDVKAADADDVMQQISNMVMRPTNFEIKPSDGILLETKFDDVGLLDFNKIETVLARGEQTTLAKIDSIKQLIDRRVPQETVQEKRNSFNAKKPDLNFQNIQVEGVTDPMQRQFIIQSIKHKNDIVPLSTLKTEYFKLVADEQLKSIQPITRYNSKTGLFDLHLKVEPEKRLDLSIGGNISTKPINQGFAAINFRTYNSRAYSLHSNIYFGRFYSSFKLGGRIDYPTSLPFYLESYLTFNRWDYFSSSTELIFEDVRSPYIIKDETNFRVETGFPLGLHSKLYAGTAYSSASNDFYQTEETEEGGTPNNSSFNAFVSKIAFENNSLNYKQYATEGAHRGIDARFVAGEEKYTPGTIGSASSTISTNHNYFQVHAHSLRYYSLGKKVVLGTHLETFLSNKELFQTYRSSKLSAQGFTPTPHSKSLFINEFHSSKYLAGGLKAIFNFSPDVHLRVEGYGFFPIYEELEQADLSAVESDNFIDNYYIQGLAALVYQTGIGPVSLSFNYYEKSNTNLYVTLNFGYILFNKRGL, encoded by the coding sequence ATGAATAAACCACTACTTGTTGCTCTAATTTTAATTCTTGCCGTTTTGCAGAGCACTGCGCAATCGGTCGGACTTGTGCTCAGCGGTGGAGGAGCCAAAGGTATGGCACACATTGGAGTAATTAGGGTATTGGAGGAAAACGACATTCCAATCGACTATATTTCAGGAACTTCAATAGGTGCAATTGTTGGCGGACTTTATGCTGCCGGTTATTCGGCCGACGAAATGGAGGAACTTTTTAAATCGGATGACTTCTATTTTTGGTCGACTGGCAAAATACAGCGCGAATACCGTTACTACTTTAAAAGACAGGAAGAAGACCCAACCTGGGTGCAATTACGCGTTACCAAAAAGGATGAGAAGGTAAAAATTCTGCCTCCAACGAATATTATTCCAGGAGAACAAATGGATTTTGCCTTTATGGAACTTACTGCAGCAACCAGCGCAGCATGCAATTACGACTTTAACCAGTTAATGGTACCCTATTTTTGTATTGCGGCCGATGTGAACAATAGCAAGCCATTGGTTTTACGAAACGGCGACCTGGGTAATGCTATGCGGGCATCAATGACTGTTCCTCTTTATTTTAAACCTATTGAAATTGACGGAAAGCTTCTGTTTGATGGAGGTCTGCTGAATAATTTCCCAACCGATTTCATGAAAGAGATTTTTAATCCGGATATTATTATCGGACATAAAGTTGCTGATGACGTTAAAGCTGCCGATGCTGATGACGTAATGCAACAAATCTCGAATATGGTAATGCGCCCAACCAATTTTGAAATAAAACCATCAGACGGAATATTACTTGAAACAAAATTTGATGATGTTGGCTTACTCGATTTTAATAAAATTGAAACGGTACTTGCCCGTGGAGAACAAACAACTCTGGCAAAAATTGACAGTATTAAACAACTGATTGATCGTCGTGTACCGCAGGAAACAGTTCAGGAAAAAAGAAACAGCTTTAATGCCAAAAAACCGGATCTTAATTTCCAAAACATTCAGGTTGAGGGCGTTACAGACCCAATGCAACGTCAATTCATTATACAGAGCATTAAGCACAAAAATGATATTGTTCCGTTATCTACACTAAAAACTGAATATTTTAAATTGGTTGCCGACGAACAACTGAAGTCAATACAACCAATTACACGATACAATTCCAAAACTGGCCTTTTTGATTTGCATTTAAAAGTTGAACCTGAAAAACGACTGGATTTGAGCATCGGAGGTAACATTTCTACCAAACCCATAAACCAGGGATTTGCAGCTATAAATTTCAGGACGTACAACAGCAGGGCTTATTCACTACATTCAAACATATATTTTGGTCGTTTTTACAGTTCATTTAAACTGGGAGGAAGGATCGACTACCCGACCTCATTACCCTTTTATCTTGAATCGTATTTAACGTTTAACCGTTGGGATTATTTTTCATCAAGCACCGAGTTAATTTTTGAGGATGTACGTTCTCCATATATTATTAAAGATGAAACCAATTTCAGGGTTGAAACCGGATTCCCGCTGGGATTGCATAGTAAATTATACGCGGGCACAGCGTATTCATCTGCCAGTAACGATTTTTATCAGACCGAAGAAACAGAAGAAGGAGGTACACCTAATAATTCAAGTTTTAATGCTTTTGTTTCTAAAATTGCATTCGAGAATAATTCATTAAACTATAAACAATATGCAACAGAAGGTGCTCACCGAGGTATTGATGCAAGATTTGTTGCAGGTGAAGAAAAATACACACCAGGGACTATTGGTTCAGCATCCTCGACTATTTCAACCAATCACAATTATTTTCAGGTACATGCCCACTCGCTGCGATATTATTCATTAGGGAAAAAAGTTGTTCTGGGTACCCACCTCGAAACATTTTTAAGTAACAAAGAATTGTTTCAAACATACCGGTCTTCAAAACTATCGGCACAGGGATTCACTCCAACACCTCACAGTAAATCATTATTTATCAACGAGTTTCACTCAAGTAAATATTTGGCAGGTGGTTTAAAAGCCATATTCAATTTTTCGCCCGACGTACATTTACGTGTTGAAGGTTATGGATTTTTCCCTATTTATGAAGAACTGGAACAAGCTGACCTGTCGGCTGTTGAAAGTGATAATTTTATCGACAATTATTATATCCAGGGACTTGCAGCGTTGGTTTATCAAACTGGTATCGGCCCTGTAAGTCTATCATTTAACTATTATGAAAAGAGTAACACAAATCTTTATGTAACGCTTAATTTCGGATATATTCTATTCAACAAAAGAGGTTTATAA
- a CDS encoding transglutaminase family protein translates to MEQRRLDALINLLDDPDNTVFEMVEQELLKEDEQIIPVLEKKWEQSFDENSQNRIENIIQSLQFKKTYAGLKNWIGQKQGTQDLFEGFCAVDKFQYPDLNPLNLTLKLENLRKSIWLELNNSLTLLEKTTILNHFIFNLNGYSINLSNPDSPQNCFLNQIFETKRGNPISMSLFYTIIARAIELPAYLVDFPKNPLVAIVDAELAKKVHGSTRDTEVLFYINPSNKGAITSRKEIDYHLKRNDYSPFEKYAEPKTDSLFIKRLLESMLEAYNAAAYTEKERKIKDLLDLFRA, encoded by the coding sequence ATGGAACAACGAAGACTTGATGCCCTAATCAATCTCCTCGACGACCCCGATAATACTGTTTTTGAAATGGTTGAACAAGAACTGCTTAAAGAAGATGAGCAGATTATTCCTGTTTTGGAAAAAAAATGGGAACAAAGTTTTGATGAAAACAGTCAGAACCGAATTGAAAACATTATTCAAAGTCTTCAGTTCAAAAAAACATATGCAGGATTAAAGAACTGGATTGGACAAAAACAAGGGACTCAGGATTTGTTCGAGGGATTTTGTGCAGTTGACAAGTTTCAATACCCCGATCTGAATCCCCTAAACCTTACCTTAAAGTTAGAAAACTTAAGAAAATCAATTTGGCTTGAATTAAATAACTCATTAACGCTACTTGAAAAAACAACCATTCTAAACCATTTTATTTTCAACCTGAATGGTTATTCCATAAACTTGAGCAACCCTGATTCGCCACAAAATTGTTTTTTAAATCAAATTTTTGAAACAAAACGCGGCAATCCCATCTCAATGAGTCTCTTTTATACCATTATTGCAAGGGCAATTGAGTTACCAGCCTACCTGGTTGATTTTCCAAAAAATCCGCTGGTAGCAATTGTTGATGCAGAACTGGCCAAGAAAGTACACGGATCAACGCGAGATACGGAAGTGTTGTTCTACATCAATCCTTCGAACAAAGGCGCAATAACCAGCCGAAAAGAAATTGATTACCATTTAAAAAGAAACGACTATTCTCCGTTTGAGAAATATGCAGAACCGAAAACTGATTCTCTGTTTATTAAACGCTTACTGGAATCGATGCTGGAAGCGTACAATGCGGCAGCTTACACTGAAAAAGAGCGAAAGATAAAAGACTTACTTGATTTGTTTAGGGCATAA
- a CDS encoding aminotransferase class V-fold PLP-dependent enzyme — protein MNSDPAKRIFDIQQFGEFGGVNPSITDSSTYTFLEGETMEETFLGHMEGCFLYSRHWNPSNKYLADALAAMESTESAWITSSGMAAITCSILQLCKAGDHIITSVTTYGGTFAFLKNWLPKYNIEVSFVDITNLQQVKDAMQPNTKVIYTETVTNPLLQVSDVPELAKIAHEHGAKLMVDNTFTPMIFSPAELGADFVVYSMTKFINGKNDCVAGAICGSNEFINQLSNVNDGTAMLLGPVLDPLRSSSILKNLHTLHLRMKQHSKNAMYVATKLEELGVPIKYTGLQSHPQHELHTQLMNKEYGYGGILSIDLKTEKRANEVMFKMQQANVGYLAVSLGYFRTLFSCSGHSTSSEVPVEVQKEMGLSDGLVRFSVGLDNDISGLFDKIKHCLQ, from the coding sequence ATGAACTCAGATCCTGCAAAAAGAATTTTTGATATTCAGCAATTTGGCGAATTTGGTGGCGTAAATCCATCAATAACCGATTCATCAACCTACACGTTTTTGGAAGGCGAAACCATGGAAGAAACTTTTCTCGGCCACATGGAAGGCTGTTTTTTGTATTCGCGTCACTGGAATCCAAGTAATAAATACCTCGCCGATGCACTTGCTGCGATGGAAAGTACCGAGTCGGCATGGATAACATCATCGGGAATGGCTGCTATTACTTGCTCTATTTTACAACTTTGCAAGGCAGGCGACCACATAATTACAAGTGTAACTACTTACGGTGGAACTTTTGCTTTTTTGAAAAACTGGTTGCCAAAATACAACATCGAGGTGTCGTTTGTTGACATCACGAATCTCCAGCAGGTAAAAGATGCCATGCAGCCCAATACAAAAGTAATTTATACCGAAACAGTTACCAATCCACTGCTCCAGGTTTCTGATGTTCCGGAGTTGGCAAAAATTGCACACGAACACGGTGCAAAATTAATGGTGGACAATACATTCACACCAATGATTTTTTCACCAGCTGAATTAGGCGCCGACTTTGTGGTGTACAGCATGACTAAGTTTATAAACGGCAAAAACGATTGCGTAGCCGGTGCCATTTGCGGATCGAATGAGTTTATCAATCAGCTTTCGAATGTAAACGATGGAACTGCAATGTTGCTTGGCCCGGTACTCGATCCGCTGCGTTCATCCAGCATTCTGAAAAACCTGCACACGCTGCATTTAAGAATGAAACAGCACAGCAAAAATGCAATGTACGTGGCCACAAAACTGGAAGAATTGGGAGTTCCCATAAAATATACCGGATTACAAAGTCATCCACAACACGAGCTTCATACACAACTAATGAATAAAGAATACGGTTACGGAGGAATCCTGTCAATCGATTTGAAAACAGAAAAACGCGCCAACGAAGTAATGTTTAAAATGCAACAGGCCAATGTGGGTTACCTTGCTGTATCACTGGGTTATTTCCGCACACTTTTTAGTTGTTCAGGACATAGCACATCGTCAGAAGTTCCTGTTGAAGTTCAAAAAGAAATGGGATTGTCGGATGGATTGGTACGTTTTTCGGTTGGTTTGGATAATGATATTTCAGGCTTATTTGATAAAATTAAGCACTGTTTGCAATAA
- a CDS encoding M23 family metallopeptidase, whose protein sequence is MKTFLLHILLAFSFFCTAQQRYYSDPMKIPLLLSGSFAELRSNHFHSGIDIKTQGVTGLPVYAVADGYISRIAVSPTGYGKALYINHPNGTTSVYGHLNKFSPEVEKYVKDKQYEKKSFRVDLQIPSFLFPVKQDEEIAKSGNTGSSGGPHLHFEIRDTPTEEPLNPLLFGFPVTDNIQPKVFSVLLVPLTKNSFVEDSPTAKSYPVVFYDGQYHLKNNPTIPVWGEIGIAIQTNDYFDGTYNKCGINLLRMSVNDEEQFTFTLNRFSFSDTRYLNSHIVYSELKAAKRRYIKTWLESGNKLPIYTHNGTEGRISPKNNETEKVQIELQDSYKNMSLLSFSIIGKEKKPDTDSVPATIHFAFNKTNSYRNDSVSLNIPNGALYTDFEFEYRTEPASDKFFTDYHFFHNNTVPLHKNARFALRVDSLPEQLQSKVIMAYVHPITGEYTAAGGSYKDGWVSTESRNLGVYAVTVDTIPPEIIPLSIAENKLTESSRIRFKIKDDFAGIKSIEGLLDGKWALFEYDPKTATITHYFDKDRFELGKNHTFKLTITDYRNNNSVYEARFWK, encoded by the coding sequence ATGAAAACATTTTTACTACATATCCTTCTGGCATTTTCATTCTTTTGCACAGCCCAGCAACGTTACTACTCCGATCCGATGAAGATTCCGCTTCTTTTAAGTGGCAGTTTTGCTGAGTTAAGAAGCAATCATTTTCACTCCGGAATTGATATAAAAACCCAGGGAGTTACAGGCCTACCCGTTTACGCGGTTGCTGATGGTTATATTTCGCGCATTGCCGTGTCGCCAACCGGCTACGGAAAGGCTTTATATATTAATCACCCCAACGGAACAACCAGTGTTTACGGCCATTTAAACAAGTTTAGCCCGGAAGTGGAAAAGTATGTAAAAGATAAACAATACGAAAAAAAATCGTTTAGAGTTGACTTGCAGATTCCGTCTTTCCTGTTTCCGGTAAAGCAAGATGAAGAAATAGCAAAAAGTGGGAATACCGGTAGTTCTGGTGGCCCGCATCTACATTTTGAGATAAGAGATACACCAACTGAAGAACCACTAAATCCATTACTCTTTGGATTCCCGGTTACGGACAATATTCAACCAAAAGTATTTTCTGTTCTTCTTGTACCGCTTACAAAAAATTCATTTGTTGAAGATTCACCGACAGCAAAAAGTTATCCGGTGGTGTTTTACGACGGACAATATCATCTAAAAAATAATCCCACAATTCCTGTTTGGGGCGAAATTGGAATAGCAATTCAAACCAACGATTACTTTGATGGAACCTATAACAAATGTGGCATTAATCTGCTTCGAATGTCCGTAAACGATGAAGAACAATTTACATTCACACTCAACCGGTTTTCGTTTAGCGACACCCGCTATTTAAATAGTCACATTGTATACAGCGAGTTAAAAGCAGCAAAACGCCGCTACATAAAAACCTGGCTCGAATCCGGAAATAAGCTGCCAATTTATACACACAACGGCACTGAAGGACGAATTTCGCCAAAAAACAATGAAACAGAAAAAGTTCAGATAGAGTTGCAGGACAGCTACAAAAATATGTCGTTGCTTAGCTTCTCAATTATTGGGAAAGAGAAGAAACCGGATACTGATTCGGTGCCGGCTACAATACATTTTGCTTTTAACAAAACGAATAGTTACAGGAACGATTCGGTCAGTTTAAACATACCAAACGGCGCTCTCTACACTGATTTTGAATTTGAATACCGAACAGAACCTGCTTCAGATAAATTTTTTACCGACTATCACTTTTTTCACAACAATACAGTGCCGCTACATAAAAATGCGCGCTTTGCTTTACGTGTTGACAGTTTACCCGAACAACTGCAATCGAAAGTTATAATGGCTTATGTGCATCCGATAACGGGCGAATACACTGCTGCAGGAGGAAGTTACAAAGATGGCTGGGTATCCACAGAATCGCGTAACCTTGGCGTTTATGCAGTAACTGTTGACACAATTCCTCCGGAAATAATACCTTTGAGTATTGCAGAAAACAAGTTAACTGAATCGAGCCGAATACGTTTCAAAATAAAAGACGACTTCGCAGGAATAAAATCGATAGAAGGTTTACTTGATGGTAAATGGGCATTGTTTGAATACGATCCGAAAACAGCAACAATAACACACTATTTCGATAAAGATAGGTTTGAGCTTGGCAAAAACCACACCTTTAAATTAACAATTACAGATTATCGAAATAACAATTCGGTGTATGAAGCCCGCTTTTGGAAGTAG